A genome region from Arthrobacter agilis includes the following:
- the glpK gene encoding glycerol kinase GlpK, translated as MSQQYVIAIDQGTTSSRAIVFDHKGDIVSSGQKEHEQIFPRAGWVEHDPAEIWTNTREVIGTALSKANLTRHDIAAVGITNQRETAVVWDKTTGKAVYNAIVWQDTRTQNIVDELAKDGGVERYKAKVGLPLATYFSGTKIKWILDNVEGAREKAEAGDLLFGNTDSWVTWNLTGGTDGGVHITDVTNASRTLFMDLETLAWDESILADFGVPASMMPEIKSSSEVYGTVHTSQLLRETPVAGILGDQQAATFGQAAFDKGGAKNTYGTGNFMIVNTGEEIVHSKNGLLTTVCYRLGDAKPVYALEGSIAVTGSLIQWLRDNLGIINSAPEVEQLATTVDDNGGVYIVPAFSGLFAPYWRSDARGAIVGMTRFVNKGHIARAALEATAFQTREVLDAANADSGVNMEDLRVDGGMVANDALMQFQADILGIPVIRPKVTETTALGAAYAAGLAVGFWKDTDELATNWAEDKRWVPTMDEAERERQLRLWKKAVTKTFDWVDEDVR; from the coding sequence ATGTCGCAGCAGTACGTCATCGCCATCGACCAGGGCACCACCTCCAGTCGGGCCATCGTCTTCGACCACAAGGGCGATATCGTGTCCTCCGGGCAGAAGGAGCACGAGCAGATCTTCCCCAGGGCAGGCTGGGTCGAGCACGATCCCGCCGAGATCTGGACCAACACGCGCGAGGTGATCGGCACGGCGCTGTCCAAGGCGAACCTCACCCGCCACGACATCGCCGCCGTCGGCATCACCAACCAGCGTGAGACCGCCGTCGTCTGGGACAAGACCACCGGCAAGGCGGTCTACAACGCCATCGTGTGGCAGGACACCCGCACCCAGAACATCGTCGACGAGCTCGCCAAGGACGGCGGCGTCGAACGGTACAAGGCGAAGGTCGGCCTCCCGCTGGCCACCTACTTCTCCGGCACCAAGATCAAGTGGATCCTCGACAACGTCGAGGGCGCACGCGAGAAGGCAGAGGCCGGCGACCTCCTGTTCGGCAACACGGACTCCTGGGTCACGTGGAACCTCACGGGCGGCACCGACGGCGGCGTGCACATCACCGACGTCACCAACGCCTCGCGCACCCTGTTCATGGACCTGGAGACCCTCGCCTGGGACGAGTCCATCCTCGCCGACTTCGGCGTCCCCGCGTCGATGATGCCGGAGATCAAGTCGTCCTCCGAGGTCTACGGCACCGTGCACACCTCGCAGCTGCTCCGCGAGACGCCGGTCGCCGGAATCCTCGGTGACCAGCAGGCGGCGACCTTCGGTCAGGCGGCGTTCGACAAGGGCGGTGCGAAGAACACCTACGGCACCGGCAACTTCATGATCGTCAACACCGGCGAGGAGATCGTCCACTCGAAGAACGGTCTGCTCACCACGGTCTGCTACCGCCTCGGAGACGCGAAGCCCGTCTACGCACTCGAGGGCTCGATCGCCGTCACCGGTTCGCTGATCCAGTGGCTCCGTGACAACCTCGGCATCATCAACAGCGCGCCCGAGGTCGAGCAGCTCGCGACGACGGTCGACGACAACGGCGGCGTGTACATCGTCCCGGCGTTCTCCGGCCTCTTCGCACCGTACTGGCGCTCGGACGCCCGCGGCGCGATCGTCGGCATGACCCGCTTCGTGAACAAGGGTCACATCGCCCGTGCCGCACTGGAGGCGACGGCCTTCCAGACCCGCGAGGTACTGGACGCCGCCAACGCCGATTCCGGGGTCAACATGGAGGACCTGAGGGTCGACGGCGGCATGGTCGCCAACGACGCCCTGATGCAGTTCCAGGCCGACATCCTGGGCATCCCCGTGATCCGGCCGAAGGTCACGGAGACCACCGCCCTCGGCGCTGCCTACGCCGCGGGCCTCGCGGTCGGTTTCTGGAAGGACACCGACGAACTCGCCACCAACTGGGCCGAGGACAAGCGCTGGGTCCCCACCATGGACGAGGCAGAGCGCGAGCGCCAGCTGCGCCTCTGGAAGAAGGCCGTCACGAAGACCTTCGACTGGGTCGACGAGGACGTGCGCTAG